A genomic window from Nocardioides jiangxiensis includes:
- the miaA gene encoding tRNA (adenosine(37)-N6)-dimethylallyltransferase MiaA: MLESATPVIAVVGPTAAGKTALSLDLAERLDGEIVNTDAMQVYRGMDIGTAKVPEGERRGVPHHLIDLLEIHEVASVADFQQLARAAIADIQARGKVPVLVGGSALYTRAVLDRFEFPGTDAALRARLEAELEEMGSGALHARLAGLDPEAAAGILASNGRRIVRALEVVELTGRPFSASLPVLEYAVPGALQVGVRIDRPTLLPRIGRRVGLMWEQGLVEEVRGLMADGLAETRTASRAIGYPETMAFIDGDLTEAEAMERIVVATRRFARRQDQWFLKDPRVTWLDWDAPDLVERAVAVASA; encoded by the coding sequence ATGCTGGAAAGTGCAACACCCGTGATCGCGGTCGTCGGTCCGACGGCCGCGGGCAAGACCGCACTCTCCCTCGACCTCGCCGAGCGGCTCGACGGCGAGATCGTCAACACCGACGCGATGCAGGTCTACCGCGGCATGGACATCGGCACCGCCAAGGTGCCGGAGGGCGAGCGTCGCGGTGTCCCGCACCACCTGATCGACCTCCTGGAGATCCACGAGGTGGCGAGCGTCGCGGACTTCCAGCAGCTGGCGCGAGCCGCGATCGCCGACATCCAGGCGCGGGGCAAGGTGCCCGTTCTCGTCGGCGGCTCGGCCCTCTACACGCGGGCGGTGCTCGACCGCTTCGAGTTCCCCGGCACCGACGCCGCGCTGCGGGCGCGCCTCGAGGCCGAGCTCGAGGAGATGGGCTCCGGCGCGCTCCACGCACGTCTGGCCGGCCTCGACCCCGAGGCCGCGGCCGGCATCCTCGCCAGCAACGGGCGCCGCATCGTGCGGGCGCTGGAGGTCGTCGAGCTGACCGGGAGGCCCTTCTCCGCCTCCCTCCCGGTCCTCGAGTACGCCGTCCCCGGCGCGCTGCAGGTCGGCGTACGGATCGACCGTCCGACGCTCCTGCCCCGGATCGGACGACGCGTCGGGCTGATGTGGGAGCAGGGCCTGGTCGAGGAGGTGCGCGGTCTGATGGCCGACGGCCTCGCCGAGACGCGCACGGCGAGCCGGGCGATCGGCTACCCGGAGACGATGGCGTTCATCGACGGCGACCTCACCGAGGCGGAGGCGATGGAGCGGATCGTGGTCGCGACGCGGCGCTTCGCCCGGCGGCAGGACCAGTGGTTCCTCAAGGACCCCCGGGTGACCTGGCTCGACTGGGATGCGCCCGACCTGGTCGAGCGGGCGGTCGCGGTCGCCTCAGCCTGA
- a CDS encoding antitoxin, with protein sequence MGFNLDDIKGQAENALSEHGDQVGDAIDKAVDFVDEKTGGKLGDKGDLIADKAKDALGINDQA encoded by the coding sequence ATGGGATTCAACCTCGACGACATCAAGGGCCAGGCCGAGAACGCCCTCTCCGAGCACGGCGACCAGGTCGGCGACGCGATCGACAAGGCGGTCGACTTCGTCGATGAGAAGACCGGCGGCAAGCTCGGCGACAAGGGCGACCTGATCGCCGACAAGGCCAAGGACGCCCTCGGCATCAACGACCAGGCCTGA
- a CDS encoding NUDIX domain-containing protein: protein MTERFVVVPASYVYLLRQGAAGPEVLLQLRGDVPYMAGHWAAAAAGHVERGETAYDAARREALEELAITGVDLTFEFAMQRTASGEAIDERIDFFFSARSWQGEPTVVEAEKCAEIGWFPLDALPSPMVPHEAHALAHLGTPEKYLTFGFAG from the coding sequence ATGACCGAGCGATTCGTGGTCGTGCCCGCCTCCTACGTCTACCTCCTGCGTCAAGGCGCCGCAGGCCCCGAGGTGCTGCTGCAGCTTCGCGGCGACGTCCCCTACATGGCCGGCCACTGGGCGGCCGCGGCCGCGGGCCACGTGGAGCGCGGGGAGACGGCGTACGACGCTGCCCGGCGCGAGGCGCTGGAGGAGCTCGCGATCACCGGGGTGGACCTGACGTTCGAGTTCGCGATGCAGCGCACCGCCAGCGGCGAGGCGATCGACGAGCGGATCGACTTCTTCTTCAGCGCCCGCTCGTGGCAGGGCGAGCCGACCGTCGTCGAGGCGGAGAAGTGCGCGGAGATCGGCTGGTTCCCGCTCGACGCGCTGCCGTCACCGATGGTGCCGCACGAGGCGCACGCGCTGGCGCACCTCGGCACCCCCGAGAAGTACCTGACGTTCGGCTTCGCCGGCTAG
- a CDS encoding LicD family protein — MQTVPGAYDAERARLEAMPLADRDAAWLRERVLLDVAHRQRPREVLEQLRTLRSELDPPAYAAVQAEVDALLAGETVTIHGYNPRLDDLEVDQWQRLAEVGDELGRRGYTWFVTSGTLLGIVRHGGFVPTDDDLDIAVLLDATDDASAAKAWLTARSDLADLLRVQDHERGAELDLEGPTIDLFPAWIAADDRLHVWPWCRGEVPGSALLPLEHVAVGGVTVPVAADPAALLAVNYGPDWQIPDPLFGFDWPRAHQRFAGWKAGLPSG, encoded by the coding sequence ATGCAGACCGTCCCCGGCGCGTACGACGCCGAGCGCGCCCGGCTCGAGGCGATGCCCCTCGCCGACCGCGACGCGGCCTGGCTGCGGGAGCGCGTGCTGCTCGACGTCGCCCACCGCCAGCGGCCCCGCGAGGTGCTCGAGCAGCTCCGCACGCTCCGCAGCGAGCTCGACCCACCGGCGTACGCGGCCGTGCAGGCGGAGGTCGACGCACTGCTCGCCGGGGAGACGGTCACGATCCACGGCTACAACCCGCGTCTGGACGACCTCGAGGTCGACCAGTGGCAGCGCCTGGCCGAGGTCGGCGACGAGCTCGGACGACGCGGCTACACCTGGTTCGTCACCTCCGGGACCTTGCTCGGCATCGTCCGCCACGGCGGCTTCGTGCCGACCGACGACGACCTCGACATCGCGGTGCTGCTCGACGCCACCGACGACGCCTCCGCGGCCAAGGCGTGGCTGACCGCGCGGAGCGACCTCGCGGACCTGCTGCGCGTGCAGGACCACGAGCGGGGCGCGGAGCTCGACCTCGAGGGTCCGACGATCGATCTCTTCCCCGCCTGGATCGCCGCCGACGACCGGCTGCACGTCTGGCCGTGGTGTCGTGGCGAGGTGCCCGGGTCCGCCCTGCTGCCGCTCGAGCACGTGGCGGTCGGCGGGGTCACCGTGCCGGTCGCGGCCGACCCGGCCGCGCTGCTCGCCGTGAACTACGGCCCCGACTGGCAGATCCCCGACCCGCTCTTCGGCTTCGACTGGCCTCGGGCCCACCAGCGCTTCGCGGGCTGGAAGGCCGGCCTGCCCTCAGGCTGA